A stretch of Cicer arietinum cultivar CDC Frontier isolate Library 1 chromosome 5, Cicar.CDCFrontier_v2.0, whole genome shotgun sequence DNA encodes these proteins:
- the LOC101504816 gene encoding senescence-associated carboxylesterase 101-like isoform X2 has protein sequence MAQSKLFCGGIEVASFVTSSRILYKSWSTLSSHNQHDAVSYDGVGLSWKLDQQSCSDFTILAFKASLDSSSNLQADLVSSSDLREDNFLDFDFLCSRKNPIFFLYQTAVTLFRQNHHLLDSVKSQINSSSRRTPLIVTGHGLGGSIACLFIISLLHSIGSGKNRPLCITFGSPLVGDKRLQQAISQSSIWNSCFIHIVSHKDPLPRLFISNRTSTYTPFGTFIICSDATSFENPDSTLEILVALASVHDNNQGLKSFDYGNIVKNLYLRATCIDFSTQADNMTNLDSLATGISLQLQALGLTPHMQQQENIDINTLETELKGLEERFILQKRILFDPSKKLNDMKVHMAHLEWYKKEAKNQQIGYYDSYKNMNSPFDHDVVEFHKKLTIYWEKMVEEVEMKPQREGSAFRTRWLYGGTTYRRMVEPLAIAQYYRDGGRDYVNKKRSKHFKKLEGWLMEESKNATSDVNNTRRNNVEAILTIDSCFWAHVEEALILCRELKVVKEKEETLKKLFEYEEYVYQLLKDYAVSPDIFLSQSSYICWWNEYKAIKGSSYTSTLANFMNDYTYIKQYFKGAYDFP, from the exons ATGGCACAATCTAAACT ATTTTGCGGTGGAATTGAGGTTGCATCTTTTGTCACAAGCTCTCGCATCCTTTATAAATCATGGAGTACTCTCTCATCTCATAATCAACACGACGCCGTTTCATATGATGGTGTTGGACTTTCTTGGAAACTTGATCAACAATCCTGTTCTGATTTTACTATTTTAGCCTTCAAGGCTTCATTAGATTCTTCTTCTAATCTTCAAGCTGATTTGGTTTCTTCTTCAGATCTTAGGGAAGACAATTTCCTTGACTTTGACTTTCTTTGTTCTAGGAAAAATcctattttctttctttatcaAACTGCAGTCACA CTCTTTCGTCAAAATCATCATCTACTTGATAGCGTGAAATCTCAG ATTAATAGTTCCTCTCGACGAACTCCGTTGATCGTTACTGGACATGGTCTTGGAGGATCAATTGCTTGTCTCTTTATTATATCACTATTACATAGCATTGGTTCAGGAAAGAACCGTCCACTCTGCATCACCTTTGGTTCACCCCTTGTTGGTGACAAGAGATTGCAACAAGCCATATCACAGAGTTCTATTTGGAATTCTTGCTTTATACATATTGTGTCACACAAAGACCCACTTCCAAGGCTCTTCATTTCAAATCGAACCAGTACCTACACACCTTTTGgaacatttatcatatgttcCGATGCAACCTCTTTTGAGAACCCGGATTCTACCTTGGAAATTCTTGTGGCATTGGCCTCAGTCCATGATAACAATCAAGGGCTCAAATCTTTTGATTATGGAAATATAGTAAAAAATCTGTATCTTAGAGCAACATGCATAGATTTTTCCACTCAGGCTGATAACATGACTAATCTTGATTCACTAGCAACTGGTATTAGTTTGCAGTTGCAGGCACTTGGGTTGACACCACATATGCAG CAACAGGAGAACATTGATATCAATACTCTTGAAACAGAGTTAAAAGGATTAGAAGAAAGATTCATCCTACAGAAGAGGATATTATTTGATCCATCCAAGAAATTGAATGACATGAAGGTACATATGGCCCATCTTGAATGGTATAAAAAGGAAGCTAAGAATCAACAAATAGGGTACTATGACAGCTACAAAAACATGAACTCTCCATTTGATCACGATGTTGTTGAATTCCATAAAAAGCTCACCATTTACTGGGAAAAGATGGTTGAAGAAGTTGAAATGAAGCCTCAAAGAGAAGGTTCAGCTTTTCGTACACGTTGGCTATATGGTGGTACTACTTACAGGAGAATGGTTGAACCTCTAGCTATTGCTCAATACTACAGAGATGGTGGTAGAGACtatgttaataaaaaaaggTCCAAACACTTTAAAAAGTTGGAGGGTTGGTTGATGGAAGAATCTAAAAATGCCACAAGTGATGTAAACAATACGCGGAGAAACAATGTGGAAGCTATTTTGACTATAGATTCTTGCTTTTGGGCACATGTTGAAGAGGCTCTCATTTTATGCAGAGAGTTGAAGGTTGtcaaagagaaagaagagaCACTAAAGAAGTTGTTTGAATATGAGGAGTATGTCTATCAGTTGCTTAAGGATTATGCAGTGTCACCAGATATTTTTCTTTCGCAAAGCAGTTATATTTGTTGGTGGAATGAGTATAAAGCGATTAAGGGATCTTCATATACTTCAACACTCGCAAACTTTATGAATGATTATACATATATTAAGCAATATTTCAAAGGAGCTTATGATTTTCCCTGA
- the LOC101504816 gene encoding senescence-associated carboxylesterase 101-like isoform X1, translated as MAQSKLFCGGIEVASFVTSSRILYKSWSTLSSHNQHDAVSYDGVGLSWKLDQQSCSDFTILAFKASLDSSSNLQADLVSSSDLREDNFLDFDFLCSRKNPIFFLYQTAVTLFRQNHHLLDSVKSQINSSSRRTPLIVTGHGLGGSIACLFIISLLHSIGSGKNRPLCITFGSPLVGDKRLQQAISQSSIWNSCFIHIVSHKDPLPRLFISNRTSTYTPFGTFIICSDATSFENPDSTLEILVALASVHDNNQGLKSFDYGNIVKNLYLRATCIDFSTQADNMTNLDSLATGISLQLQALGLTPHMQQQQENIDINTLETELKGLEERFILQKRILFDPSKKLNDMKVHMAHLEWYKKEAKNQQIGYYDSYKNMNSPFDHDVVEFHKKLTIYWEKMVEEVEMKPQREGSAFRTRWLYGGTTYRRMVEPLAIAQYYRDGGRDYVNKKRSKHFKKLEGWLMEESKNATSDVNNTRRNNVEAILTIDSCFWAHVEEALILCRELKVVKEKEETLKKLFEYEEYVYQLLKDYAVSPDIFLSQSSYICWWNEYKAIKGSSYTSTLANFMNDYTYIKQYFKGAYDFP; from the exons ATGGCACAATCTAAACT ATTTTGCGGTGGAATTGAGGTTGCATCTTTTGTCACAAGCTCTCGCATCCTTTATAAATCATGGAGTACTCTCTCATCTCATAATCAACACGACGCCGTTTCATATGATGGTGTTGGACTTTCTTGGAAACTTGATCAACAATCCTGTTCTGATTTTACTATTTTAGCCTTCAAGGCTTCATTAGATTCTTCTTCTAATCTTCAAGCTGATTTGGTTTCTTCTTCAGATCTTAGGGAAGACAATTTCCTTGACTTTGACTTTCTTTGTTCTAGGAAAAATcctattttctttctttatcaAACTGCAGTCACA CTCTTTCGTCAAAATCATCATCTACTTGATAGCGTGAAATCTCAG ATTAATAGTTCCTCTCGACGAACTCCGTTGATCGTTACTGGACATGGTCTTGGAGGATCAATTGCTTGTCTCTTTATTATATCACTATTACATAGCATTGGTTCAGGAAAGAACCGTCCACTCTGCATCACCTTTGGTTCACCCCTTGTTGGTGACAAGAGATTGCAACAAGCCATATCACAGAGTTCTATTTGGAATTCTTGCTTTATACATATTGTGTCACACAAAGACCCACTTCCAAGGCTCTTCATTTCAAATCGAACCAGTACCTACACACCTTTTGgaacatttatcatatgttcCGATGCAACCTCTTTTGAGAACCCGGATTCTACCTTGGAAATTCTTGTGGCATTGGCCTCAGTCCATGATAACAATCAAGGGCTCAAATCTTTTGATTATGGAAATATAGTAAAAAATCTGTATCTTAGAGCAACATGCATAGATTTTTCCACTCAGGCTGATAACATGACTAATCTTGATTCACTAGCAACTGGTATTAGTTTGCAGTTGCAGGCACTTGGGTTGACACCACATATGCAG CAGCAACAGGAGAACATTGATATCAATACTCTTGAAACAGAGTTAAAAGGATTAGAAGAAAGATTCATCCTACAGAAGAGGATATTATTTGATCCATCCAAGAAATTGAATGACATGAAGGTACATATGGCCCATCTTGAATGGTATAAAAAGGAAGCTAAGAATCAACAAATAGGGTACTATGACAGCTACAAAAACATGAACTCTCCATTTGATCACGATGTTGTTGAATTCCATAAAAAGCTCACCATTTACTGGGAAAAGATGGTTGAAGAAGTTGAAATGAAGCCTCAAAGAGAAGGTTCAGCTTTTCGTACACGTTGGCTATATGGTGGTACTACTTACAGGAGAATGGTTGAACCTCTAGCTATTGCTCAATACTACAGAGATGGTGGTAGAGACtatgttaataaaaaaaggTCCAAACACTTTAAAAAGTTGGAGGGTTGGTTGATGGAAGAATCTAAAAATGCCACAAGTGATGTAAACAATACGCGGAGAAACAATGTGGAAGCTATTTTGACTATAGATTCTTGCTTTTGGGCACATGTTGAAGAGGCTCTCATTTTATGCAGAGAGTTGAAGGTTGtcaaagagaaagaagagaCACTAAAGAAGTTGTTTGAATATGAGGAGTATGTCTATCAGTTGCTTAAGGATTATGCAGTGTCACCAGATATTTTTCTTTCGCAAAGCAGTTATATTTGTTGGTGGAATGAGTATAAAGCGATTAAGGGATCTTCATATACTTCAACACTCGCAAACTTTATGAATGATTATACATATATTAAGCAATATTTCAAAGGAGCTTATGATTTTCCCTGA